From Methylocystis sp. ATCC 49242, one genomic window encodes:
- a CDS encoding ribonuclease D — protein MTIRLHQGDLPAGVAVAPIVAIDTETLGLNHRRDRLCVVQLSIGDGDAELVQIAKGQTQAENLVKLLVDPKVLKLFHFARFDMGILAKTFGVMPAPVYCTKIASKLTRTYTDRHGLKDLARELAGVEISKQQQSSDWGAATLTDAQQAYAASDVLYLHQLKEKLDAMLAREGRTELAQACFDFLPTRTRLDLAGWPESDIFSHE, from the coding sequence ATGACCATACGTCTGCATCAGGGCGACCTCCCCGCGGGTGTCGCGGTCGCCCCCATTGTCGCGATCGACACCGAAACCCTCGGCCTCAATCATCGTCGCGACCGGCTCTGCGTCGTGCAGCTCTCCATCGGGGACGGCGACGCCGAACTGGTGCAGATCGCCAAGGGACAGACGCAGGCGGAGAATCTCGTAAAGCTCCTCGTCGATCCCAAGGTGCTGAAACTGTTTCATTTCGCCCGGTTCGACATGGGCATACTGGCCAAGACCTTCGGCGTCATGCCGGCCCCGGTCTATTGCACCAAGATCGCCTCCAAACTCACCCGCACCTACACCGACCGGCATGGGCTGAAGGATCTGGCGCGGGAGCTGGCCGGGGTCGAAATCTCCAAGCAGCAGCAGTCGTCCGATTGGGGCGCCGCGACGCTCACCGACGCGCAGCAGGCCTACGCCGCCTCCGACGTGCTCTATCTGCACCAGCTCAAGGAGAAGCTCGACGCCATGCTCGCGCGCGAGGGCCGGACCGAACTCGCCCAGGCCTGCTTCGATTTCCTGCCGACGCGCACCCGGCTCGATCTCGCCGGCTGGCCCGAGTCGGATATTTTCTCGCATGAATGA
- the lptC gene encoding LPS export ABC transporter periplasmic protein LptC translates to MTDAQQTQIARERSRSRLGALAAPRESAFPEALRHTARVTRLRRWMLWGAGGVVALVGLGLLIGSLSFLPVDLNLARVALKGTRIVIETPKLVGYRKDGRPYEVRARVGVQDIAKPDIFELEGLDVRVENTQDNSIVLTAEKGVYSTKSDYADLSGGVTIRDDKNFDMRLDSASMDFKSSVMKSDKPVTLRIDGGEVVAKSVEFVQKERRATFVGDVHSVLYGEGDVPPDGLRPAQ, encoded by the coding sequence ATGACCGACGCCCAGCAGACCCAGATCGCCCGAGAACGCAGTCGCAGCCGACTGGGCGCGCTTGCGGCGCCGCGTGAGAGCGCCTTTCCCGAGGCGCTTCGCCACACTGCGCGGGTGACGCGCTTGCGGCGATGGATGCTCTGGGGAGCTGGCGGCGTGGTGGCGCTCGTGGGGCTCGGGCTTCTCATCGGCTCGCTGAGCTTCCTTCCCGTCGACCTGAATCTCGCGCGCGTCGCGCTCAAGGGCACGCGCATCGTCATCGAGACCCCGAAGCTCGTCGGCTATCGCAAGGACGGTCGTCCATATGAAGTGCGCGCCCGCGTCGGCGTGCAGGACATCGCCAAGCCGGACATTTTCGAGCTCGAAGGGCTCGACGTGCGCGTCGAGAACACGCAGGACAACTCCATCGTGCTCACCGCCGAGAAAGGCGTCTACAGCACGAAGTCAGATTACGCCGATCTGTCGGGCGGCGTGACTATTCGCGACGACAAGAATTTCGACATGCGGCTCGACTCGGCGTCCATGGATTTCAAGAGCTCCGTGATGAAATCCGACAAGCCGGTGACTCTCAGGATCGATGGCGGCGAGGTTGTCGCAAAGTCAGTCGAATTCGTGCAGAAGGAGCGGCGCGCGACCTTCGTCGGCGACGTCCATTCCGTGCTTTACGGCGAGGGCGACGTCCCGCCGGATGGATTGCGCCCGGCCCAATGA
- the lptA gene encoding lipopolysaccharide transport periplasmic protein LptA — protein MMRHTAFAVLAAFLLAGVAPAQAAGRSGGILPGATAKDPLNIDAGKLDFFDKEQKLVYSGSVIVTNGPSTLKASKITIFLENKGAAAAGATSNDRVKHIDADGPVTLVSKDQIGTGDRASYDKAENKVYLTGNVTLTQGENVVKGERLVYDVTTAIATVQGGGAQGGRVRSTFTPGSAKP, from the coding sequence ATGATGCGTCACACCGCTTTCGCCGTTCTCGCGGCGTTTCTCCTCGCCGGCGTCGCGCCGGCTCAGGCCGCGGGCCGTTCGGGCGGCATATTGCCCGGCGCCACCGCGAAGGACCCGCTCAACATCGACGCCGGCAAGCTCGACTTCTTCGACAAGGAGCAGAAGCTCGTCTATTCCGGCAGCGTGATCGTGACGAATGGGCCCTCGACGCTGAAGGCCTCGAAGATCACCATTTTCCTCGAGAACAAGGGCGCCGCCGCCGCGGGGGCGACCAGCAACGATCGCGTGAAGCACATCGACGCGGACGGGCCCGTGACGCTCGTCTCCAAAGATCAGATCGGCACAGGCGACCGCGCGAGCTACGACAAGGCCGAGAACAAGGTCTATCTCACCGGCAATGTCACGCTCACGCAGGGGGAGAACGTCGTGAAGGGCGAACGCCTCGTCTATGACGTGACGACCGCAATAGCGACGGTGCAGGGCGGCGGCGCGCAGGGCGGTCGCGTGCGAAGCACTTTCACGCCGGGCAGCGCGAAGCCGTAA
- a CDS encoding lytic transglycosylase domain-containing protein yields the protein MKSATCAAALAILGALALGGCAPTESPVASAPQSYVDEPRSETGLSGKDALNARIAHFARKYDIPESLIHRSVRRESNYNPAARHGPYWGLMQIRHDTAKGMGYHGPASGLLDADTNLTYAVPYLANAYKLSGGNEARAIQLYAGGYYYEAKRRHMLSELYTSAQE from the coding sequence ATGAAATCAGCAACTTGCGCGGCCGCGCTCGCCATTCTCGGCGCCCTCGCTCTCGGAGGCTGCGCGCCGACCGAATCGCCGGTGGCCTCGGCGCCGCAATCCTATGTCGACGAACCGCGCTCCGAGACGGGCCTTTCCGGCAAGGACGCGCTGAACGCGCGAATTGCGCATTTCGCGCGCAAATATGACATTCCGGAATCGCTCATCCATCGGTCGGTCCGTCGGGAGAGCAATTACAATCCCGCAGCCCGCCACGGACCTTACTGGGGCCTGATGCAGATCCGCCACGATACGGCAAAAGGCATGGGCTATCACGGGCCGGCGAGCGGTCTGCTCGACGCCGATACGAACCTCACCTACGCCGTGCCCTATCTCGCCAACGCCTACAAGCTCTCGGGCGGGAACGAGGCGCGCGCAATCCAGCTCTACGCCGGCGGCTATTATTACGAAGCCAAGCGCCGCCACATGCTGAGCGAGCTCTATACTTCCGCGCAGGAATAG
- a CDS encoding DUF3175 domain-containing protein, producing the protein MARKAAKDRDKRAAYWSGDVTRRSNALNLEAGVFTLDDPREIALSLKRSAEESERRKSTPFRSAMSMLTFYINRAGKNLPDSRRRVLEQAKAELRRAFERPAVDNKTVVPAQQN; encoded by the coding sequence ATGGCGCGGAAGGCCGCAAAAGACCGGGACAAGAGGGCGGCCTATTGGTCAGGCGACGTAACGCGCCGCAGCAACGCCCTCAACCTCGAGGCGGGCGTCTTCACGCTCGACGACCCGCGGGAGATCGCCTTGTCGCTCAAGCGTTCGGCGGAAGAGAGCGAGCGCCGCAAATCGACGCCCTTCCGCTCCGCCATGTCGATGCTGACCTTCTACATCAACCGCGCAGGCAAAAATCTGCCCGATTCGCGCCGCCGCGTGCTCGAGCAGGCGAAGGCGGAACTGCGGCGGGCTTTCGAGCGGCCCGCTGTGGACAATAAAACTGTTGTTCCTGCGCAACAAAACTGA
- a CDS encoding acyltransferase translates to MARKESAERRFATKRPEPAPFKLGYRSELEGVRAIAVLSVMAVHAHWIGSGADLSKATLDLYPMGFAGGLFGVDVFFVLSGFLITSLLLQEHRTWGQIDLRAFYTRRIMRLSPAMLMMLGACSVYLLSRGGSSGSFDWSAVLYASFYLSNFALIFGGFALGMLTPTWTLSVEEQFYSMWPLAMTRLAAIPRRATVVKILLTAILGAWALRMLLHESAYAFGAWSLGTSALYLIFARADGLLCGALVAFVAHWGWLPDAARHGAKLQLLGWFCALTIAALIWFGPGPLTDGLPNAVVLYNCYAYLSVATALLIVVLLVAPPKAMLTLLRWRPLAWTGKISYGLYLYHMFIFVMIPVATLGQGLSFVLAFALSFAVATVSYFAVEKRFLDLRGTLGLPRLARLARAIQGETPAPLAAAERGLGGARG, encoded by the coding sequence GTGGCGCGAAAGGAATCCGCGGAGCGCCGTTTTGCGACGAAACGGCCGGAGCCCGCTCCTTTCAAGCTCGGATACAGGAGCGAACTCGAGGGCGTTCGCGCGATCGCCGTCCTTTCCGTGATGGCGGTGCATGCGCATTGGATCGGCAGCGGCGCCGATCTGTCGAAGGCGACGCTCGATCTCTACCCGATGGGGTTCGCCGGCGGCCTGTTCGGCGTCGACGTCTTTTTCGTGCTGAGCGGCTTTCTGATCACCTCGCTGCTGCTTCAGGAGCACAGGACGTGGGGGCAGATCGACCTCAGGGCCTTCTATACGAGACGTATCATGCGTCTGTCGCCGGCGATGCTGATGATGCTCGGCGCCTGCTCGGTCTATTTGTTGTCGCGGGGCGGCTCGTCCGGGAGTTTCGATTGGTCCGCCGTGCTCTACGCTTCGTTCTATCTGTCCAATTTCGCGCTCATCTTCGGCGGATTCGCGTTGGGCATGCTCACGCCGACATGGACGCTTTCCGTCGAAGAGCAGTTCTATTCGATGTGGCCGCTGGCCATGACGCGACTGGCCGCCATTCCGCGGCGGGCGACCGTGGTCAAAATATTGCTGACCGCGATCTTGGGGGCCTGGGCGCTTCGGATGCTGCTTCACGAGAGCGCCTACGCTTTCGGAGCCTGGTCGCTCGGCACCTCCGCGCTGTATCTGATCTTCGCGCGCGCGGACGGGTTGCTGTGCGGCGCCCTCGTCGCCTTCGTCGCTCATTGGGGATGGCTGCCCGACGCCGCTCGTCACGGCGCGAAGCTGCAATTGCTTGGATGGTTCTGCGCGCTCACGATCGCGGCGCTGATCTGGTTCGGGCCGGGACCGCTGACGGACGGGCTGCCCAACGCCGTCGTTCTTTACAATTGCTACGCCTATCTGTCCGTGGCGACGGCCCTGCTCATCGTCGTTCTGCTGGTCGCGCCGCCGAAGGCGATGCTGACGCTGCTGCGCTGGCGCCCGCTGGCGTGGACCGGCAAGATTTCCTACGGGCTGTATCTCTACCACATGTTCATCTTCGTCATGATCCCCGTGGCGACGCTCGGGCAGGGACTGTCCTTCGTGCTCGCTTTCGCGCTGTCCTTCGCCGTAGCGACAGTTTCCTATTTCGCCGTCGAAAAGCGTTTTCTCGATCTCAGGGGAACGCTCGGTCTTCCGCGGCTTGCCCGTCTTGCGCGCGCAATCCAGGGTGAGACGCCGGCGCCGCTTGCCGCTGCGGAGAGGGGTCTGGGCGGCGCGCGCGGGTAA
- the ettA gene encoding energy-dependent translational throttle protein EttA, with protein MARQFIYHMQGLTKTYPGGKKVLDNIHLSFYPDAKIGVLGVNGAGKSTLLRIMAGIDKEFTGDGFVAEGARVGYLPQEPQLDPALNVRENVMLGVAEKKAILDRYNDLAMNYSDETADEMTKLQDEIEAKGLWDLDSQVDQAMEALGCPPDDADVTKLSGGERRRVALCRLLLEQPEMLLLDEPTNHLDAETVNWLEGHLRNYPGAILIVTHDRYFLDNVTGWILELDRGRGIPYEGNYTSWLKQKQKRLMQEASEDKARQRALEAESEWIAASPKARQAKSKARIQRYEELVAKQNDKAPTTAQIIIPVAERLGANVIDFEHISKAFGDKLLIDDLSFKLPPGGIVGVIGPNGAGKTTLFRMITGQEKPDNGTIEIGESVQLGYVDQSRDALHANKTVWEEISEGNEVIYLGKREINSRAYCSAFNFKGADQQKKVGQLSGGERNRVHLAKMLKSGANVLLLDEPTNDLDVDTLRALEEALVDFAGCAVIISHDRFFLDRIATHILAYEGDSHVEWFEGNFADYEEDKKRRLGVDSVIPHRLKYKKFTR; from the coding sequence ATGGCGCGCCAGTTCATCTACCACATGCAGGGCCTCACCAAGACCTATCCGGGCGGCAAGAAGGTCCTGGACAACATCCACCTCTCCTTCTACCCGGACGCGAAGATCGGCGTGCTGGGCGTCAACGGCGCGGGTAAATCCACGCTCCTGCGCATCATGGCCGGCATCGACAAGGAGTTCACCGGCGACGGCTTCGTGGCGGAGGGCGCCCGCGTCGGCTATCTGCCGCAGGAGCCGCAGCTCGATCCCGCGCTCAACGTCCGCGAAAACGTCATGCTTGGCGTGGCGGAAAAGAAGGCCATTCTCGACCGCTACAACGATCTCGCCATGAATTATTCGGACGAGACCGCCGATGAGATGACGAAGCTGCAGGACGAGATCGAGGCCAAGGGCCTGTGGGATCTCGACAGCCAGGTCGACCAGGCCATGGAGGCGCTCGGCTGCCCGCCGGATGACGCGGACGTGACCAAGCTTTCGGGCGGCGAGCGCCGCCGCGTGGCGCTGTGCCGCCTTCTGCTCGAACAGCCCGAGATGCTGCTGCTCGACGAGCCGACGAACCATCTCGACGCCGAGACGGTGAACTGGCTCGAGGGCCATTTGCGCAACTATCCGGGCGCGATCCTGATCGTCACCCACGACCGCTACTTCCTCGACAATGTCACGGGCTGGATTCTGGAGCTCGATCGCGGCCGCGGCATTCCCTATGAGGGCAATTACACGAGCTGGCTGAAGCAGAAACAGAAGCGCCTCATGCAGGAAGCCTCCGAAGACAAGGCCCGCCAGCGCGCGCTGGAAGCCGAAAGCGAGTGGATCGCCGCCAGCCCCAAGGCCCGTCAGGCCAAGAGCAAGGCCCGCATCCAGCGCTACGAGGAGCTCGTCGCCAAGCAGAACGACAAGGCGCCGACGACCGCGCAGATCATCATTCCGGTGGCGGAGCGCCTCGGCGCCAATGTCATCGACTTCGAGCACATCTCGAAGGCGTTTGGCGACAAGCTTCTGATCGACGACCTCTCCTTCAAGCTGCCGCCGGGCGGCATCGTGGGCGTGATCGGCCCGAACGGCGCCGGCAAGACCACGCTCTTCCGCATGATCACCGGTCAGGAGAAGCCCGACAATGGCACGATCGAGATCGGCGAGAGCGTGCAGCTCGGCTATGTCGATCAGTCGCGCGACGCGCTGCACGCCAACAAGACCGTTTGGGAGGAGATTTCCGAAGGCAATGAGGTGATCTATCTCGGCAAGCGCGAGATCAATTCGCGGGCCTATTGCTCGGCCTTCAACTTCAAAGGCGCGGACCAGCAGAAGAAGGTCGGCCAGCTCTCGGGCGGCGAACGCAACCGCGTGCATCTCGCCAAGATGCTCAAGAGCGGCGCCAACGTCCTGCTGCTCGACGAACCGACCAACGATCTCGACGTCGACACGCTGCGCGCGCTGGAGGAAGCCCTCGTCGACTTCGCCGGCTGCGCCGTCATCATCTCGCACGACCGCTTCTTCCTCGACCGCATCGCGACGCATATCCTCGCATATGAGGGCGACTCGCATGTCGAGTGGTTCGAAGGAAACTTCGCCGATTACGAGGAAGACAAGAAGCGCCGTCTGGGCGTGGATTCGGTCATTCCGCACCGGCTGAAATACAAGAAGTTCACGAGATGA
- the purD gene encoding phosphoribosylamine--glycine ligase has translation MNVLLIGSGGREHAMANALAKSPRLRRLFIAPGNPGTARVGTNVDLDASDHGAVVRFCREEGIALVVVGPEQPLIGGLVDALDRAEILAFGPTRAAAQLEGSKGFTKDMCREARIPTAAYERFDDKDKALAYLREKGAPIVVKADGLAAGKGVVVAMTLDEAERAVAAMFAGAFGKSGAEVVIEEYLEGEEASFFAICDGVRALPFATAQDHKRVGDGDTGPNTGGMGAYSPASVVTPEIEARVMREIIEPTMAAMSRMGSPFKGVLYAGLMLTKDGPKLIEYNNRFGDPEAQVILPRFEGDLLDLMIAAARGALPDALPRFSTQAALTVVLAAKNYPGAPMTGSEIRGVERAETMANVIVTHAGTREEGGRLIAAGGRVLNVTALGENVAQAQERAYAAVDAIDWPGGFYRRDIGWREVARERAPGGSQHS, from the coding sequence ATGAACGTGCTTCTCATCGGATCGGGCGGGCGCGAGCACGCCATGGCCAATGCGCTGGCCAAGAGCCCGCGCCTCCGGCGCCTTTTCATCGCGCCCGGCAATCCGGGGACGGCGCGGGTGGGAACGAATGTCGATCTCGACGCGTCCGACCATGGCGCAGTCGTGCGCTTCTGCCGGGAGGAGGGGATCGCCCTCGTCGTCGTGGGGCCGGAGCAGCCGCTGATCGGCGGTCTCGTCGACGCGCTCGACCGGGCGGAGATCCTCGCCTTCGGGCCGACCCGGGCGGCGGCGCAGCTCGAGGGCTCCAAGGGCTTCACCAAGGACATGTGTCGTGAGGCCCGCATCCCGACAGCCGCTTATGAGCGTTTCGACGACAAGGACAAGGCGCTCGCCTATCTGCGCGAAAAGGGCGCGCCGATCGTGGTGAAGGCCGACGGGCTCGCCGCCGGCAAGGGCGTGGTCGTGGCCATGACGCTGGACGAGGCCGAGCGGGCGGTTGCGGCGATGTTCGCCGGCGCCTTCGGCAAATCTGGCGCGGAAGTGGTGATCGAGGAATATCTCGAGGGCGAGGAAGCCTCCTTCTTCGCGATATGCGACGGCGTCCGCGCGCTGCCTTTCGCGACCGCGCAGGACCATAAGCGCGTCGGCGACGGCGATACGGGACCGAACACGGGCGGCATGGGCGCCTATTCGCCGGCGTCGGTCGTCACTCCCGAGATCGAGGCGCGCGTGATGCGCGAAATCATAGAGCCGACCATGGCCGCCATGTCGAGAATGGGCTCGCCTTTCAAGGGCGTCCTCTACGCCGGGCTGATGCTGACGAAGGACGGGCCGAAGCTCATCGAATACAACAACCGCTTCGGCGATCCGGAAGCGCAGGTGATCCTGCCGCGCTTCGAGGGCGATTTGCTCGATCTCATGATCGCCGCCGCCCGCGGCGCGCTGCCCGACGCGCTTCCGCGCTTTTCGACACAGGCGGCGCTCACCGTCGTTCTCGCGGCGAAAAACTATCCCGGCGCGCCGATGACGGGCTCCGAGATTCGTGGAGTCGAGCGCGCCGAGACCATGGCGAATGTCATCGTCACCCACGCCGGAACGCGCGAGGAAGGCGGCCGGCTCATCGCCGCAGGCGGGCGCGTGCTGAACGTCACAGCTCTTGGCGAAAATGTCGCGCAGGCTCAGGAACGCGCCTATGCGGCCGTCGACGCGATCGACTGGCCCGGCGGCTTTTACCGGCGGGACATCGGCTGGCGGGAAGTCGCGCGGGAGCGCGCTCCGGGCGGTTCGCAACACTCTTAA
- a CDS encoding methyl-accepting chemotaxis protein, whose translation MRLDLDNLKLSTKTLIPLGGVAALFALVLGLGIYRLHTISGEYANLVERSNVAIVKVMRANRLAAEIGYSTHVILDFQADNPQSIAAQESFKKSPPAAQALLKEAAELWPEYSKELADFSQRIRTIATDAKQPNALALAVPGVDAGTRLTPNELNELSKAAKLLDPIDVKVQKLAADMTAFNDKRLAEINKMSADLHHTADQAIWIMLAAGAAALIGGVAASLWMTRTKVVQPIIKLSAQMKRIAKNDLKIEVEGVNRADEVGEMARALQTFKQICLDVQAAEVRATEERRRNEEERRESEARLIQNERDVVAQSIGGGLARLSEKDLTFRMTDDLPEAYRRLQADFNAAIAQLESALSDVSTGANTIGAATLEIAAAADDLSQRTEQQAANLEETVAALKEITITVGKTAEGARHANEIVSSTKTDAEKSGDIVRRAVDAMNRIEKSSQNIAQIIGVIDEIAFQTNLLALNAGVEAARAGEAGKGFAVVASEVRGLAQRCTEAAKEIKGLISTSTGEVGEGVTLVVETGKALDRIVASVVEINHVVSDITNGATEQSTALQQINAAISQMDHDTQKNAAMVEETTAATHSLKRETEDLVSSIASFRIAQGASANGRVEKRPAQVARPALKTMGGRAATARKLETAADEENWAEF comes from the coding sequence ATGAGACTCGATCTGGACAATCTGAAACTGAGTACGAAGACTCTCATTCCATTGGGCGGCGTCGCGGCGCTGTTTGCGCTCGTGCTCGGTCTCGGAATCTACCGGCTGCACACGATCAGCGGCGAATACGCCAATCTCGTCGAGCGCTCCAATGTCGCGATCGTCAAGGTGATGCGCGCAAACCGCCTTGCGGCCGAGATCGGTTATTCGACGCATGTCATTCTGGATTTCCAGGCGGATAATCCTCAATCGATCGCCGCGCAGGAATCGTTCAAGAAATCGCCGCCCGCCGCTCAGGCGCTGCTGAAGGAGGCGGCTGAACTCTGGCCCGAATATTCGAAGGAGCTGGCCGATTTTTCGCAACGAATTAGGACAATCGCCACGGATGCGAAACAGCCCAACGCCCTTGCGCTGGCAGTTCCCGGCGTCGACGCCGGAACAAGGCTGACGCCGAACGAACTCAATGAGCTCTCCAAGGCCGCCAAGCTGCTCGACCCGATCGACGTCAAGGTGCAGAAACTCGCCGCGGACATGACGGCGTTCAACGACAAGCGCCTTGCCGAAATCAATAAGATGAGCGCCGATTTGCACCACACGGCCGATCAGGCGATCTGGATCATGCTCGCCGCCGGGGCGGCCGCCCTCATCGGCGGCGTTGCGGCGTCACTGTGGATGACGAGGACGAAGGTCGTTCAGCCTATCATCAAACTGTCGGCGCAGATGAAGCGGATTGCAAAAAATGATCTGAAAATCGAGGTCGAAGGCGTGAATCGCGCCGACGAAGTCGGAGAAATGGCGCGCGCGCTGCAGACCTTCAAGCAGATCTGCCTCGATGTCCAGGCGGCGGAGGTCCGCGCGACCGAGGAGCGGCGCCGAAACGAGGAAGAGCGTCGCGAGTCGGAAGCGAGACTCATCCAGAACGAGCGCGACGTCGTGGCGCAGTCGATCGGCGGCGGCCTTGCGCGCCTCTCCGAAAAGGATCTCACATTCCGCATGACCGACGACCTGCCGGAGGCCTATCGGCGCCTGCAGGCCGATTTTAACGCCGCCATCGCGCAGCTCGAGAGCGCGCTGAGCGACGTCTCCACCGGCGCCAACACCATCGGCGCGGCGACGCTCGAAATCGCCGCCGCCGCCGACGATCTGTCCCAGCGCACAGAGCAGCAGGCCGCCAATCTCGAAGAGACGGTCGCCGCGTTGAAGGAAATCACCATCACTGTCGGCAAGACGGCCGAGGGCGCGCGCCACGCCAATGAGATCGTGTCCTCGACAAAGACCGACGCGGAGAAAAGCGGCGACATCGTGCGCCGCGCCGTCGATGCGATGAACCGCATCGAGAAGTCTTCGCAAAACATTGCGCAGATCATCGGCGTCATCGACGAGATCGCGTTTCAGACGAATCTTCTGGCGCTCAACGCCGGCGTCGAGGCGGCGCGCGCGGGAGAGGCGGGCAAGGGCTTCGCGGTCGTCGCCTCCGAAGTGCGCGGCCTCGCGCAGCGCTGCACCGAGGCGGCGAAGGAAATCAAGGGGCTCATCTCCACCTCGACCGGCGAAGTGGGCGAGGGCGTCACGCTCGTCGTCGAAACCGGCAAGGCGCTCGATCGTATCGTCGCCTCCGTCGTCGAGATCAATCACGTCGTCTCCGACATTACCAACGGCGCGACGGAACAGTCGACGGCGCTGCAGCAGATCAACGCCGCCATCTCGCAGATGGATCACGACACGCAGAAGAATGCGGCGATGGTCGAGGAGACGACGGCGGCGACGCATAGTCTGAAGCGCGAGACGGAAGACCTCGTGTCCTCCATCGCGAGCTTCAGGATCGCGCAGGGCGCGAGCGCGAACGGCCGCGTCGAGAAGCGTCCGGCGCAGGTTGCGCGCCCGGCGTTGAAGACGATGGGCGGCCGCGCGGCGACGGCGCGCAAGCTCGAAACCGCCGCCGACGAGGAGAACTGGGCGGAGTTCTGA
- a CDS encoding argininosuccinate synthase: MSKQDTSRKTVKKVVLAYSGGLDTSIILKWLQTTYGAEVVTFTADLGQGEELGPAREKALLLGVKPENIFIEDLREEFVRDYVFPMFRANAQYEGLYLLGTSIARPLIAKKQIEIARKMGADAVCHGATGKGNDQVRFELGYYALEPDINVIAPWREWDFVSRADLIAFAEANQIPIAKDKRGEAPFSTDANLLHTSSEGKVLENPNEETPDYVYSRTGNPEDAPDAPQYITIDFEKGDPVAIDGVKLSPAALLAKLNDLGRTHGVGRLDLVENRFVGMKSRGMYETPGGTILLVAHRGVESLTLDRGAAHLKDELMPRYAELIYNGLWFSPEREMLQAAIDRSQEHVTGSVRLKLYKGNATLVGRESPWSLYDQDLVTFEEGGTYDQRDAEGFIKLNALRLRTLAKRAARGAKK; encoded by the coding sequence ATGAGCAAGCAAGACACGAGCAGGAAAACCGTCAAGAAAGTCGTCCTCGCCTATTCGGGCGGTCTCGACACCTCCATCATTCTCAAATGGCTGCAGACGACCTATGGCGCGGAGGTCGTGACCTTCACCGCCGACCTCGGCCAGGGCGAGGAGCTGGGGCCGGCGCGCGAGAAGGCGCTGCTGCTCGGCGTGAAGCCCGAGAACATCTTCATCGAGGATCTGCGCGAGGAATTCGTGCGGGACTATGTCTTCCCGATGTTTCGCGCCAACGCCCAATATGAGGGCCTCTATCTGCTGGGCACCTCCATCGCCCGCCCGCTGATCGCCAAGAAGCAGATCGAGATTGCCCGCAAGATGGGCGCGGACGCCGTCTGCCACGGCGCGACCGGCAAGGGCAACGATCAGGTGCGCTTCGAGCTCGGCTATTATGCGCTGGAGCCCGACATCAATGTGATCGCGCCCTGGCGCGAGTGGGATTTCGTCTCGCGCGCCGACCTCATCGCCTTTGCCGAGGCGAACCAGATTCCGATCGCCAAGGACAAGCGCGGCGAGGCGCCCTTCTCCACCGACGCCAATCTTTTGCACACCTCCTCCGAGGGCAAGGTGCTGGAAAACCCGAACGAGGAGACGCCGGACTACGTCTATTCGCGCACCGGCAATCCCGAGGATGCGCCGGACGCGCCGCAATACATCACCATCGACTTCGAGAAGGGCGACCCTGTCGCGATCGACGGCGTGAAGCTGTCGCCGGCGGCGCTGCTCGCGAAGCTCAATGATCTCGGCCGCACTCATGGCGTCGGCCGTCTCGACCTCGTCGAAAACCGCTTCGTCGGCATGAAGTCGCGCGGCATGTATGAGACGCCCGGCGGCACGATCCTGCTCGTCGCGCATCGCGGCGTCGAGAGCCTGACGCTCGACCGCGGCGCCGCGCATCTCAAGGACGAGCTGATGCCGCGCTATGCCGAGCTGATCTACAACGGCCTCTGGTTCTCGCCGGAGCGCGAAATGCTGCAGGCGGCGATCGACAGGAGCCAGGAACATGTCACCGGCAGCGTACGCCTGAAACTCTACAAGGGCAACGCGACGCTCGTCGGCCGCGAGAGCCCATGGTCGCTCTACGACCAGGATCTCGTGACCTTCGAGGAAGGGGGGACGTACGACCAGCGCGACGCGGAAGGCTTCATCAAGCTAAACGCGCTGCGCCTGCGCACCCTCGCCAAACGCGCCGCCCGCGGCGCCAAGAAGTGA